In one Silene latifolia isolate original U9 population chromosome 10, ASM4854445v1, whole genome shotgun sequence genomic region, the following are encoded:
- the LOC141609259 gene encoding protein LATERAL BRANCHING OXIDOREDUCTASE 1-like, giving the protein MAEAIPSKQEFASKLVQEIVKRGDEVPNVYLQKDDIPQVTEDEPDNLWTQTLLIDFALLSSPTTSVVELAKLRSALSDWGCFQVINHGIESSFLEEIIEVSKQFFALPLEEKLKCSLGGDYFQGYGNPSVYGDNLSGNWNDRLYLSIHPEESRNLLFWPENPHNFRKMVDEYSKKVRWLNEVILKAMAKSLDLPEDCFVNFQGEKMNTLGAFIMYPPCSCSERVLGVKPHTDGGTITILLADKNVQGLQVENNGRWFNVRVIPDTLFINLGDLGEVMTNGVFKSALHRVVTNSVKDRVSVVAFCSPETEKEIEPVSDMISTNRPQMYNKFSIPEYRQIYFENFKAGRRTIDAFKIHKGC; this is encoded by the exons ATGGCTGAAGCAATACCATCCAAGCAAGAGTTTGCATCAAAGCTAGTTCAAGAGATAGTCAAAAGAGGCGATGAAGTACCAAATGTATACCTTCAAAAAGATGATATTCCTCAAGTTACTGAAGATGAGCCGGATAATCTATGGACTCAAACATTGCTCATCGATTTCGCTCTTCTCTCGTCTCCTACAACCTCTGTTGTTGAACTTGCCAAGCTTCGATCCGCCCTCTCCGACTGGGGTTGCTTTCAG GTGATAAATCATGGGATAGAAAGCTCATTCTTAGAAGAAATAATTGAAGTTTCTAAGCAATTCTTTGCACTTCCCTTGGAGGAGAAACTAAAGTGTTCTTTAGGAGGTGATTACTTCCAAGGTTATGGGAATCCTTCCGTTTATGGAGACAATTTAAGTGGCAATTGGAATGATAGGCTCTACCTTTCAATTCACCCTGAAGAAAGCCGTAATCTTCTTTTCTGGCCAGAAAATCCCCACAACTTCAG GAAAATGGTAGACGAGTATTCAAAGAAGGTGAGATGGTTGAATGAGGTTATTTTGAAGGCAATGGCGAAGAGTTTAGACTTACCGGAAGATTGTTTCGTGAACTTCCAAGGTGAGAAAATGAATACATTAGGAGCGTTCATTATGTACCCTCCTTGCTCTTGTTCTGAACGTGTACTCGGAGTGAAACCACACACTGATGGAGGAACAATCACAATTCTCTTGGCTGATAAAAATGTCCAAGGTCTCCAAGTCGAGAACAATGGCCGTTGGTTCAATGTTCGCGTCATACCAGACACCTTATTCATCAACCTTGGTGACTTAGGAGAG GTGATGACTAATGGAGTATTTAAGAGCGCCCTTCATAGGGTGGTGACGAATTCTGTGAAAGACAGAGTTTCAGTGGTTGCGTTCTGCTCACCGGAAACTGAGAAAGAAATTGAGCCGGTAAGCGACATGATTAGCACAAACCGGCCACAAATGTACAACAAGTTTAGCATTCCGGAGTATAGGCAGATTTACTTTGAGAATTTCAAGGCAGGGCGAAGAACAATTGATGCATTCAAGATACATAAGGGCTGCTAG